The segment acgccgcgcgcgccgcgacgCTCGAGACGCTCAAGCTCTTGCGCCTACCCGACGTgaaggcggtggaggtggacgcGCCGGGCCTCCGGGAGCTCGCCGTCACGGGCGTCTCCCTGGAcgagatggcggcgccgccgatgaTCTCCGCGCCGAGGCTGCGGCGGCTGACGTTCGAGAGCGACGAgacgtgccgcggcggcggcctgatGGTGCTGGACGGCGCGCGCATGGAGATCGACATCTTGTCCCATGGCTTCTCCGGCGTCGCCGACAACCGGGACTTGGCCTGGTTTCTTCAGCACTGCGCCGCCGCGGATCGCCTCGACGTCCGACTCCTTGTGCCATTGGGCGAGGTAACTAAATTAAAGGGGCATATCACAtatgttttgtgaaattttcaaACAAGCATTGATTTCCATCTTGATCTTAGATAGGGTTTGCAATTTCGAAACCTTAGTTTTTGCCGGTGGGGGCCAAAAACAACCGAAATTTAGGTACTTTTTggcccattttttttatttctttttacatATTTGGactaaatttaaacaaaatttaaccaaattttaaaatatttgaacaaAACAGATAATCTCAGGGAGATTTGTGCTTGCCGGTGGGGTCGAAATTTCAAACACTGATCTTGGATgcataaatttaaattttttttaaaaaggtaaTTTTACCATTTTAAGAACATAATAAAAGGTATGAtatttttctagtgtaaaaCTTGTTATCTGCAATACGAGGTATTAAAATTTTtgttataaaatttagaaaaaaaaattaccgtCCTTTAGATTTTTAGTACAAATTTGATACCTCCTAACACCGGAAATacaaaattttacattaaaaaatagGTACTCTTGGTACCTCCTAAGAACTATGAAATCACTCTAAGATTTAAGTGACTCGAGGTaggaccgtaaaatttctcaaaaaataTGGTGTAgaaattgaaaaatattatatcgTTGTTTCATGCGAAGTTTCATTGTCCAGCTCTAATATATGAATTTGTAGAGCGAAGACCTACCTGAATTATTTCAGGATCTGATGAATGATATACCAGAATTTCCCAATATTACCGAGTTGAGAATAACTGCACAAGTGTCCATACCTACACACACTATTGGAGCAAGCATAGCCAAGTTCGTCGCGAAGTGCAGCAGAATCGAGTACCTCTCCATTGACATCAACAAACAGGTGAGACTACGAAAATCATCTCGTAATTTTGCAAGAGATTTTTCTTTCCTTAGATATGAAATCTAGCTAGCAAATATACAAGTATTAATTAACCATAAATTAACTATGCTATTTCTTGTGAACATATTTGATGCACCAATTTGCAGGGTGGTGATTCACATCCTGGCTGCAAATGTGAAGAACCTAAAGATTGGAAGGACATGAATCTCTCACTAGATCACCTTCGAAGTATAGATATCCATCACTTTCGACCTTCCCAAGACCAAATGCAGCTTGTATCTCTACTCCTTGCGAATGCGTCGTCACTGCAAAGAATGACCATTGCACTACATAAGCGATATGTAGAGGCAATGGAGCGAGAAGATGGCAAGGAGGTATATCTGCACATTCCATGCTATGGGGGACATTGGACCCCTTGTGCTTGGGGGAGCTCTAGTCGTCAGAGCAAGTTCCGTAGCGCTACCAAATATGAGTGGGCACCATGTAATGTAAATCATGAGAAGGGGATGAAGGTTTTGCAAAGTCTGATTTAATACATATTATATGTTAGTTAGTGAAGAAGCTATGCTTGCTCCAAAGGTTTACACGACTTGGTAATTATATTACACACATTTTATatatcactactacagaatagATCTTTCCATACGGGCAAAAAGgattttcacatgcggttgGCCCGACCGCATGCACGAAATCATCTGTAAAGATcacgattttcgcatgcggccagGGCAACTGCATGCGAAAAtgtgattttcgcatgcgggcgcttaagccgaccgcatgcaaagagaaaaaatcgcgaaaaaaaatagaattcaaaaaaaaggaaaccctagccggccagccgctcccgccgccgcccgcccccgcctccAGATCCGGGCGGCccgaggcccgccgccgccgaccacgtcACCGCCCGCATCGTCGTcagccgctcccgccgccgcccgcaccagttccgccgtcggccacccccgccgcctccaGATCCGGGCGGCccgaggcccgccgccgccgaccacgtcACCGCCCGCATCGTTGtcggccgctcccgccgccacctgcaccagttccgccgccggccacccccgccgcctccaGATCCGGGCAGCCCTGCCGCCTCCagatccaccgccgcccgccacccccGCTGCCTCCAGATTCGGGCGGGAggaggtccgccgccgccgaccacgtcgccgaccgctcccgccgccagatccgggcgGGAGGATCCCACCGCCCGTGTTGCAGCCCGCATCACCGCCGTTGTGGACACCGCCCACTTGCcggatcgccgccgtcgcccgcacccccgccgccgagctaggtcgccgacgtcgcccactcgccggatccgccgcccccgctgcgcgccggccgtcgccgtagccgcagccgctccctagggcggcggatccggccctcccgagggcggcgccgccggatccgccgcccgccaacgccatcgccgcccggcGGCACTCTCGGAgagtgagagggagaggagaaaagaaagagaggagaggagagaaagagagagagaggggagagtaaaaaatagaggagagagaggagttaaaaaaaagttgaagtggtgggagggaaaagagagtCGAGGGAGATGAAATTGGGGTGATATTTTTGCTTGCGGACCACTTAAggagccgcatgcgaaaatagataTTTGCATGCGGTATCTTAAGTGGACCGCATACGAAAatggttattaaaaaaataatttaaaaatatgagaatttcgaatcaaattttaggatgttaaatgaactcatatgaaaaagttgtcaaaaacaaagttgtagaactcgttgagatctaccaattttcttttggtcatttctccatccgagtttgattgaactatataaaatttgaactttataatataagaaatttaaataattttttcacatagtaaatgatttcaaataaaaaggttgtcaacaacaaagttgtataacttatcaagatctacaacttttgtattggtcatttttctatatgactttgtttgaacaatttgaatttgaattttcaaaatatgataaattcaaacaacattttcaaatacaaaatgatttcaaatgaaaaagttatcaataataaagttgtataactcatcaagatctataacttctattttggtcatttcttcatccgataaagtgatttggaagattgttcacaaaatgtacatcttgtatattttgtgaacaatcttacaaatcactttatcggatgaagaaatgaccaaaatagaagttatagatcttgatgagttatacaactttgttattgatgactttttcagatgaaatcatttactgcttcaaaatattatttgaagttttgaaattcaaaattttaattgataaaacaaagtcacaagaaaaaatagccACATAATaccagtaagaacacaataacatgatagagcatgattttagaaacatttagaaaaaaagtcatccaatttggagttcatatgagtgagatacactattttcaaatttttcaaattttattttcgtatACGGCTTCTTAAATGGCCCGTatgaaaaaatcgatttttccatgcgggctcttaagtgagccgcatgcaaaaatgagctcatttttgcatgcggccctcTTAAAGAggcccgtatgggaaaatcgatttttccatacgggccacttaagcaGCCGTATGGGAAAATGACCCTCGATTTTTGTagacgccactagttatggtccgcacggaaaaatgatggggcctcgtacagaaaaatcacttttgtagtagtgtatatAAGGACGAATTTATCCGAATTGCTCGAATGTtgatttgatattaattattgaCTTTGTAATGACGCGTGACTAGTTAAGCATGTtaatttgactagaaaaaatacttgtgcgttgcaatgggtaaactgaaattataacaaatataaaaatattagatgattatggtttagttttagatatgagctctttaagaaaatatactcctaacgaaagaaagaaaaaaaaaaggcccggTTGGACACCACCGGCCTACTAGGGCATTTGCGCTTGCAGCTGTAGCGTTGTGGCCCAGGATGGAGGTTGGCCCGACGCGGGATCGATCCGAGCCATTCATTTTGATGGATGGCTCGGATTAGTTCCGAATCCATCAAAACCTCCGGTACccaaaaaccctaaccctagtttTACTTTTTCTTCTCGCAATCCCATTTCTTATCCTGAAatggcgacggctgcggcggttTCCAACAaagtgatggtgatggtggctTCTGGTGGAGCCACGGCGACGAGGTGCTCGTGCGGAGCGACCTAAGGCCGCTGCTCCCCCTCCACTCCCCCTACCAGCGGTGTTgctcccccttcccttcccccacTGGcgtcgccgctccctctccgcAGCACCCCCTAACCCTCCCTTCACCGACGCTCTCCCTTCTCCCCAATGTTGgtccctcctcctcatcgggGTACCACCGCTGCCCCGCTCCTCACCAGATCTAGCCTAAGGCTTGCCGTATCTGGCCTTTGGAGGTGGTGGCCTTGAGACTAAGTCTCCTTTTCCTCAGCAccccctctttttttcttaCCGTTCCCACCTACTCCATACCTCTCCCTCAGAGGCTCAAACACAGATCCAGCTCTCCCTCAGCCTCTCATCCCTCTCTCGGTTCGACAAGATGGTTGATTCGACGAGAGGGGTGGCAGGGACAGCAAGGGGAGCCATGGGCGGAGTTCTTCCCACAACTAGCAGTGGCGAAGCTAGGGTCGTGACCGGCgtaccggcggcggcaaggggaGCCATGGGCGTAGTTCCTCCCAcagctggcggcggtggagctcagGTCACGAACGACGGTACTAGTGGCTGAGCTCGGGGCTGTAGGGTCAAGCCACAGGAGGTGAAGCTCGATCGCGGGCAGCAAGCGACATATCCGGCGTCAGCTCGGGATGCGGGTAGAACatccggcggtggtggtgacctAGCTAGGTATGAATCTGACGGGCGCAAGCAACAAGTTCCATGGCATGGGCGGTCCGGCATGCTTTGGCGGAGCTCCGACGACAAATCCTCGTCCACGGCGATGATGAGGAGAGCTCATCCATGGAGTCACTCCATACTCCATCTACCACCGCCACTCCGTCTGCCTATCTCCGTTGACACACCGATGCCCAGGAGCCTCGCCGTTGAGGGCCACCGCGTCCAGGAGGCCTCCACCCCATTAGCCTTGCCGCTGCTTCCTCGCCGGAGGCCCAatgagccccccccccccccccgcctccTCATGAACCAACCACCGCCTATGACATGTCACATCGGTGGGGAAATTCCATCGAGCTTCCGTCGCTCACCAAAGCCGTGCACTGCTGCATAGAGCTCGACAACGCAAGTCAAAGCCGCCTTCATGAAATTAGGTTAGATCACACCTATTTCTCTAGCTTGTTTGATTGCTTGTTATTAGGATTCCATGGGAATCATTGTTGTATTTATGGGGTTAATTTCATTTGATTTTGAGTCCAAATTGGATCTGCATCTAACTTTCTCCgtgttgattttgtttttgttttcgtatcacactactagaaaatgcattttccCCGACATGGGGGTCTTATTTTCACAGTCGGACAAGACTCTTGGAGCCAAATGACcacctaaaaaaatataaatcggcaTGAAGTTCGctgtccgcctacgaaaatccacttaagcggcgccagcgaaaatcattttcgcaggcggaccacttaagcgacgcctgcaaaaatagattttcgcaggcgcaccttatgtggtccgcctgcaaaaatagtacctaccaaaaaaaatctagtcatcctcatccttatcctctcctccaccatccttatcctctcctctccaccactcatttccctcccctcctctctctctcccacactTGGAAAAATtgcccggctccctcctcgcgcctccctcctcaccagctccctcctctcccacgtccgcgagccgccgcctccctcctcgccggctccctcctctcccacgtcCGCGAGCCGCAGCCTCCCTCCACGCCGCCAGCGGCCTCCCTCctcaacgacgacgatgaccgcgacgccgccgacggctcCCTCCGCTCCAGATCCGCACGCCGCcggctctctcctctcccacgtcCGTGCTGCCGCATCCCTCCACGACGACGTCTGCGTGCCGCCGcatccctcctcgccgccggcggcctccctcctcgacgacgacgacgaccgcaaCGCCGCCGAAGGCTCCCTCCGCTCCAGATCCACGCaccgccggctccctcctctcccacgtcCGGCGCCGCCAGCTCCCTCCACGACGAcgtccacgcgccgccgcatccctcTGCCACCGGCCACGACGAGCGACGACGCACACGCCTCCGCATccctccgcggccgccggcttctctcctcgctgcctccgccggccgcttcATCTCGttgccccctccgccgccgcgacgatgacggcgacggcggcgccgacagcaGCGAACGGAGGGGAGCCCTGGCCAGCGGCGccccgtggttttttttttcctgagatgattttcgcaggcgggccacGGGTCCGCGTGCGAAAATGGTCCATTTTCACAGTCGAGATGGTAGCGGCGGTCCTCTCCCCCTCCTGCGAAAATGGTTTTGGGCCGCCTGGAAAAATCTTTTTTCCAGTAGTGTCATGTGGTCGTGGATGCGACATAGAGTTCATATTTGACTTGCGGGTTTGATCGCTTACGTTTGCGGGCCTTACGTGGTTTAGGGCTGTTTGGTTTACATGGACTTATTCtaagtccctgtcacattggatgtttgacactaatttggagtattaaacatacactaattacaaaacccattccataagcttggactaattcgcgacacgaatcttttgagtctaattacaccatgattttgacaatatgatgctacagtaaacttttgataattatggattaattaggcttaaaaaatttgtctcgcggattagctctcatttatgaaattagtttttttattagtccatgtttaatactctaaattagcgttcaaacatccgatgtgacatgggctaaaaagttttagccccatctaaataTGGTGTGACGGATGAAACCGCGTGGTGACGGAATGTGACATGTGCACGAACGAGATGACAGACCAAaaattctaatatatttttagtagGGATAGATTTTCATGGTTGAAGTTGGTTCTATTCATCGAAATGATATCCATATATGCCCTTTCGTTTGAGGTATCCTAGCTAATTTATCgtaaaaattaattacatataaCTTTGAAAGATTATTCAGTGTGCTATAATGCACGGTGGTGCAACTTACTTGGAAATGGTGTAGCATCTTTTATACTATTTTGGGTAGCATAGTACCTACATAATTACGTGCTACTAAGAATATATGTGATTTTGGTAACGGTATATGAGTTGATCTTTTTTAAGCAAGAATTTCGAAAACGCCTCCATCCGGGCGCCTGATGAGAAGAGAGAATATCGGGCCCCCTACACTCACCTATACCCTTATCTATCCTATCCACTCGCCTCCATCTTATCCACTCACCTCCACCCTTCTTTTCTCTCACCGTTCACTCTCTTCTTCCCAAAGTCCGAAACCACCATTCCCAAAGCTCTGatccggcagcagcggcagcacccGCGGGACGAAGAGGTTGCGGTGGCAGCAACTCCCAcggcaggaggaggcggcggcaaccaCCCGTGCGAGGAGGCCCACAACAGGAGGCGGCAGTGAATCACGGGCAAAAGAatgcggtggtggcggcgacctATGTGAGGAGGGtgtggctgtggcggcggctTCGGTGACTTGCGCGAGGAGGCCCACGGGAGGAGGCGGTTGAGCCCATGGCAGTGACTTGCAGGCGGAAGGAGGCAACAGCGACAGCGACTGCGGACTGCGGTGCCTTTCTCAAGCGGTCCTCCGATGGCTAGGGAGATGACACTCATGGGCGGAACTCTAACATCTTCCTCCGCGGGTGCCCTCCTCCTATgtgtttttttgtgtttttagaCCAAAGTGTTTCAACGGGGTTTCCGAtggtgtttcatttttttctttgattttttctCGGATCTTGTTGATGTTTTCAATGGCTTAAATCATTTTGTTTCATATGATAAACCAAATTGTTTCAGCTAGCGATCCAATtgtttttctctattttctaAGAACTGGAACACTCTTAAAATggcttaaatcatttattgcatatgtttaactaaatttatttcatctAGCAATCCGACTgtatttcacttttttttaagaattgaaacattctttcgctaatTGTTAAAACATTGTTTAATAAAACAACGCTCGATTTGTAGGTGCTTCTCTTTATACCCAACGATAGAGATGTAAATTATCtccattattttttaagaaaatatattgttcatgcAGACTGGTGGGATTACCAGCTTTGAATACATTACCAAAGCAAAAAAATAAGGGGAAAGTTACAAATCGGACGtccaatatattttcaaatatcGGACGCTGCTCCACGtctgttgcatgcatgcagggccACATGAGGATGAAGGTTGTCACATGCATGCAGGAGGAGAGTTGGTTGCCAAGGTGGAATGAGACACCgttactttctctctcttttttaatcaaactttaaataaaattttcttctaaaatatgTATCCAATCTATAATTTGATTAAACCATTACCATTTTTCTGCAACAcacatatttttatcaaaatgtagtcatgtgatatcttgttataaagatttaattgtaatgaaTCCAATCATATAATTAGTTTGAAATTTGGAtaaatagtttaagagaaataatcatttaaattttgaaacttgtTTGCATGCACACTCCCTTGGCTTGTGAGTACACCTAATGAACTGTTGTGCCATGCACCTGCAATGTTGATCTTTTATATTGAGacgtcagattttttttctttctaatcgGACGGCCGATGGTAAGCATTTCTGAAAAAAGTAGTCAAAGATGGGGTTCCTAGCGGCACGTGCGCGCCAGCTGCTTAACTCGCGCGCGCGTCCCCCTGACAATTAGTTCGTGCGCTGCTGCCGCTAATTATGgtaattaatattaattactGTCATTAGCATTATTTTTAAAACTAtaacaatataaataatttagttACCAGTTTTTTAGAAAAGTAAtggaaagttttaaatttggagccaaaatattttgaaatttgagttgaaagttttagattttgatttcaactttttaaattttgatatagaaGTTTTCaagttgagttgaaagttttgaaatttgaagttgaaagttttcaaatttgagtcgaAAGTTTCAaaaattgagttgaaagtttttgaaatttgacttgaaagtttgtAATTTGGTttgtaatttgatttgaaagttttgaatttttagttgaaagttttttaattgagatgaaaattctaaaattgtgagttgaaaactttcaaatttgaatcgaaagtttttgaattttgagatgaaaattttaaaattgtgagttgaaaactttcaaatttgaatcgaaagttttcaaattctaagttgaaagtttttaaaattttcaattttaaaattaaatcttcTGTTAAAAAGTTTAGTTAATTGTTCTAATCACTGCATGCATGTACATGGATTGTCTAATTATAATTAGGAGATACTACTACTAATTGAGTGTGTTACTCAAGTGCATAGGAGGCATATATACGTACATGATTGAACCATCGTTAATCGCCGTTGAAAAGTCAGACGCAAAGCTGCGGCGCTGCCGTCGCGAAACGCGCGACTTGATCTCGCGCGTGCGCGCGGACTAGCAATCTCGGTCAACGATTACAacttcgtgtaaacagtacctgCACTTACAATAGCCCAACAAATTTCCCATCCGGCCGAAGTTCCCAACCCCCTCTGCGCGGCCCACCACACGGCCTGCCATCTCTCCTCTATTCCGAGTCGGCAGCCCATTCTAGCCCAGCCCAAGAGAACGCCCTTCCGACCAGGAC is part of the Oryza glaberrima chromosome 12, OglaRS2, whole genome shotgun sequence genome and harbors:
- the LOC127756630 gene encoding uncharacterized protein LOC127756630; this translates as MRRRKKMTTSPAAAAAVDLISELSDDVLLHILSFLPAASDVVRTTVLSRRWRHLWSAAPCLRFAVEPAPPPSTSSRRADTGSRLVPAVDSVLARRAIDGADVETLKISFVFSSSPNDGGGGGRSAFDGDWHDHADDIESEHVAAWLRFAERHVTGDFRLDVPTLPRQRRQAELPSSARFKSMRLWLAYAELTVPTAAADRAFAALTDVRLSTVKVDDVNGRRLCDLFSSPACCPRLRRLTLEDITLKLLRLPDVKAVEVDAPGLRELAVTGVSLDEMAAPPMISAPRLRRLTFESDETCRGGGLMVLDGARMEIDILSHGFSGVADNRDLAWFLQHCAAADRLDVRLLVPLGEDLMNDIPEFPNITELRITAQVSIPTHTIGASIAKFVAKCSRIEYLSIDINKQGGDSHPGCKCEEPKDWKDMNLSLDHLRSIDIHHFRPSQDQMQLVSLLLANASSLQRMTIALHKRYVEAMEREDGKEVYLHIPCYGGHWTPCAWGSSSRQSKFRSATKYEWAPCNVNHEKGMKVLQSLI